From the genome of Gemmatimonas phototrophica, one region includes:
- a CDS encoding EAL and HDOD domain-containing protein, which translates to MSDFALVRQPVFGGTGSLIGYDIRFHDADGPGSFAQSFLSGTFDIVRNRLPAFVASTREQLLADAFLVAEPGSVVILLPSSLTPDDEVNEAIARAIAAGFALALDEVGVTPSSAEAFLPHVAWARIDSRSGDPATINAICDRITRGLGKAGPRLVASHVEDLAQYEATLERGFDGFQGTFFSRPEPLPAADMPQSTVAAMRLMGLARDQKISDRQLEDVIATDPVLTFQLLRLVNSAALGGRGVASIGQALRLIGRNAFLRWLAVAVAAARKSKTGVDQELVRQAVERGRLCEQLAGGGRDSGTLFLVGLFSLLDAVFRMPLPEILERVVLSTEATEALIDRTGPYADAINFAESYELGLFENASEIAKEMGIDPNKLGEFYTNAIVWTAEALGAALESQEAAPSRKAS; encoded by the coding sequence ATGTCTGACTTCGCGCTTGTTCGCCAGCCCGTCTTTGGTGGTACCGGTTCGCTCATCGGATACGACATCCGATTCCATGATGCCGACGGGCCGGGGTCCTTCGCGCAGAGCTTCCTCAGCGGCACCTTCGACATCGTGCGCAACCGCCTGCCGGCCTTCGTGGCCAGCACGCGCGAGCAGCTCCTGGCCGATGCCTTTCTGGTCGCCGAGCCGGGGTCGGTGGTCATCCTGCTCCCCTCGTCGCTCACCCCAGACGACGAGGTGAACGAAGCGATCGCCCGCGCGATCGCCGCCGGGTTCGCGCTGGCACTGGATGAGGTGGGGGTCACCCCCTCAAGCGCCGAAGCGTTCCTCCCCCACGTGGCGTGGGCCCGCATCGATTCCCGCAGTGGCGACCCGGCCACCATCAACGCCATCTGCGACCGCATCACCCGCGGACTCGGCAAGGCCGGCCCGCGTCTTGTGGCGTCGCACGTGGAAGACCTTGCCCAGTATGAGGCCACCCTCGAACGCGGCTTCGACGGCTTCCAGGGCACCTTCTTCAGCCGCCCCGAACCCCTCCCCGCCGCCGACATGCCACAGAGCACCGTGGCGGCCATGCGGCTCATGGGGCTCGCCCGCGACCAGAAGATCAGCGATCGCCAGCTCGAAGACGTGATCGCCACCGACCCGGTCCTCACCTTCCAGCTGCTCCGCCTCGTCAACTCCGCCGCCCTCGGCGGGCGCGGTGTGGCCTCCATTGGACAGGCGCTGCGCCTCATTGGCCGCAATGCCTTCCTGCGCTGGCTGGCCGTGGCTGTCGCCGCCGCCCGCAAGAGCAAGACGGGCGTGGATCAGGAGCTGGTGCGTCAGGCCGTCGAACGCGGTCGCCTCTGCGAACAGCTCGCTGGCGGTGGACGCGACTCGGGGACGCTCTTCCTGGTAGGTCTCTTCTCACTGCTCGACGCGGTGTTCCGTATGCCGCTCCCGGAAATCCTCGAGCGCGTCGTGCTCAGCACCGAAGCCACCGAAGCGCTCATCGATCGCACCGGCCCCTACGCCGACGCGATCAACTTCGCCGAGTCGTACGAGCTGGGACTGTTTGAGAACGCGTCGGAGATTGCCAAGGAGATGGGCATCGACCCGAACAAGCTGGGCGAGTTCTATACCAACGCCATCGTCTGGACGGCGGAGGCCCTCGGTGCCGCGCTGGAGAGCCAAGAGGCAGCGCCATCGCGCAAGGCCAGCTGA
- a CDS encoding type II TA system antitoxin MqsA family protein, translating into MSLSTLDGSLHRGCGGRYALQTETVTMRLSGMAAEVTREFYRCEKCGHENRTIEQRDAAEKAATELIRAEHNLLIPKAIKQLRESLGLTLAQFAELIYGTPKGIVDGWEKGKYLQNREADALIRGLADRETLEKRAAKAGVTLPVVEGAVGAAPVPAAVAAEAVAAELAAVEGGAAEPVAEAAPAAQ; encoded by the coding sequence ATGAGTCTTTCGACGCTCGACGGTTCGCTGCACCGCGGTTGCGGGGGGCGTTATGCGCTCCAGACCGAGACGGTGACCATGCGTCTCAGTGGTATGGCGGCGGAGGTAACGCGCGAGTTTTACCGGTGCGAGAAGTGCGGACATGAAAATCGCACCATCGAGCAGCGGGACGCGGCCGAAAAGGCGGCGACGGAGCTGATCCGCGCCGAGCATAACCTGTTGATTCCCAAGGCGATAAAGCAGCTGCGGGAGTCGCTGGGGTTGACGCTGGCCCAGTTCGCGGAGCTGATCTACGGGACCCCGAAGGGGATCGTGGACGGTTGGGAGAAGGGGAAGTATTTGCAGAACCGGGAGGCTGACGCGCTGATCCGGGGGCTGGCGGACCGCGAGACCTTGGAGAAGCGGGCGGCCAAGGCGGGGGTGACGTTGCCGGTGGTGGAGGGGGCGGTGGGCGCGGCTCCCGTTCCGGCGGCGGTGGCGGCTGAGGCGGTCGCGGCCGAGCTCGCGGCGGTTGAGGGTGGCGCGGCGGAGCCGGTAGCGGAGGCAGCTCCGGCGGCCCAGTAG
- a CDS encoding NUDIX hydrolase translates to MRILKVVPIVRRQHGDRTEVLVVEHPQAGTQLVKGTVEAGESVAAAAVRELAEESGLVQAMYRRDLGTWEQGPPDQVWLFCEMSVARGLPDTWTQVTADDGGHRFAFWWHPLAEAPTPSCHPLFVDALAFLRTRCPPAGPTSTPA, encoded by the coding sequence ATGAGAATCTTGAAAGTCGTTCCCATTGTGCGGCGTCAGCACGGCGATCGGACCGAAGTGTTGGTCGTTGAGCATCCGCAGGCGGGCACGCAGCTCGTGAAAGGCACCGTCGAGGCGGGTGAGTCCGTGGCTGCTGCGGCGGTGCGTGAATTGGCGGAGGAGTCTGGTCTCGTCCAGGCGATGTACCGTCGGGATCTCGGCACGTGGGAGCAAGGGCCGCCGGATCAGGTCTGGCTTTTTTGCGAGATGTCGGTCGCGCGAGGGTTGCCGGACACGTGGACCCAAGTCACCGCCGATGACGGCGGCCACCGCTTCGCGTTCTGGTGGCATCCGCTCGCCGAGGCGCCAACCCCGAGTTGCCATCCCCTCTTTGTCGACGCGCTGGCGTTCCTGCGCACGCGCTGCCCTCCTGCCGGTCCCACCTCGACGCCCGCATGA
- a CDS encoding GNAT family N-acetyltransferase: MNQPSLYTPRLILRPYQPADASEVQRLAGAAAVAETTLNIPHPYADGMAEAWIATHRAAWEAGTAVTFAITTVDDALRGTVSLQLTRSHGRGELGYWIGQPYWGRGLATEAVTALLRFAFEDLHLNRLQASYLPRNPASGRVLAKVGMLREGLHRERFRKGDTFEDVVECAILQREWRAGRDLTRDGAT; encoded by the coding sequence ATGAACCAGCCTTCACTGTACACACCGCGCTTGATCCTGCGCCCCTATCAGCCCGCGGATGCGTCCGAGGTGCAGCGGCTCGCGGGCGCCGCCGCGGTCGCGGAGACGACGCTCAACATTCCGCATCCCTACGCGGACGGCATGGCCGAGGCGTGGATCGCGACGCATCGCGCGGCGTGGGAGGCCGGGACGGCGGTCACGTTCGCCATCACCACCGTCGACGATGCCCTGCGTGGTACGGTGAGCCTCCAACTGACGCGGTCGCACGGACGCGGGGAACTTGGCTATTGGATTGGGCAGCCCTACTGGGGCAGGGGGCTGGCGACCGAGGCGGTCACGGCGCTCCTACGGTTCGCGTTCGAGGACCTCCACCTCAATCGCTTGCAGGCCTCGTACTTGCCCCGCAATCCGGCGTCGGGGCGTGTCCTCGCGAAGGTCGGCATGCTGCGCGAAGGCCTGCATCGTGAGCGCTTTCGGAAAGGCGACACGTTCGAGGACGTGGTGGAGTGTGCCATCTTGCAGCGCGAGTGGCGCGCCGGCCGGGATCTCACGCGCGACGGTGCGACCTAA
- a CDS encoding DUF5946 family protein, whose amino-acid sequence MSPDEHCPECGAPVVGQRLGCQQRFDECLAREFDDDRYARAQRLMVDAYSLQHPSDYMRSAKSFAAHLTGIYAALERRDAPEVNHAVQAWLNGPKTMPRPDHPSALRRGTLTILHVHEAGESEEHVVRVREWAQSVWEAWRSYEQIATKWIDAAIATVPSRATRPQ is encoded by the coding sequence ATGTCACCTGATGAGCACTGTCCGGAGTGCGGCGCGCCCGTCGTGGGCCAACGGCTGGGGTGCCAGCAGCGGTTCGACGAGTGCCTCGCGCGCGAGTTCGATGACGACCGGTACGCGCGCGCGCAGCGCCTCATGGTCGATGCATACTCGCTCCAGCACCCGTCGGACTACATGCGTTCTGCGAAGTCGTTCGCGGCGCATCTCACGGGCATCTATGCGGCGCTGGAGCGCCGCGACGCGCCGGAAGTGAATCACGCGGTGCAGGCGTGGCTCAATGGGCCGAAGACCATGCCGCGTCCAGACCATCCGAGTGCACTACGCCGTGGTACACTTACGATCCTCCACGTCCACGAAGCTGGCGAGTCGGAAGAGCACGTTGTGCGCGTCCGCGAGTGGGCGCAGTCCGTGTGGGAGGCATGGCGGAGCTATGAGCAGATCGCAACGAAATGGATTGACGCCGCGATCGCGACCGTGCCCTCGCGCGCTACTCGTCCTCAGTGA
- a CDS encoding DUF1330 domain-containing protein, protein MAATAKPPAYLVVEYEITDRDAFQAYIKGVESLPTTRVFLARHAKGVPLTGEPPKWIGILKYPSLEEALAFENSTQYKALVSARDKGTKWRAYVVEGLPEQAAQQ, encoded by the coding sequence ATGGCTGCGACCGCAAAGCCGCCAGCCTATTTGGTTGTGGAATACGAGATTACGGATCGTGACGCGTTCCAGGCATACATCAAGGGCGTAGAGTCGCTCCCGACAACCCGTGTGTTCTTGGCTCGCCACGCCAAGGGTGTACCCCTGACCGGTGAGCCGCCCAAGTGGATCGGAATCTTGAAATACCCGAGCCTTGAAGAGGCCTTAGCATTCGAGAACTCGACGCAGTACAAGGCTCTGGTCAGTGCCCGCGACAAGGGCACGAAATGGCGTGCGTACGTGGTCGAAGGGCTGCCGGAACAAGCGGCACAGCAATGA
- a CDS encoding lipocalin-like domain-containing protein, translating to MFSLTTRKQPLKNALKIASTITFLALCLSAATLAAQQPVPRLVGTWRVMEFCNVDTPGDTTYPLGRRPIGFFIYDPAGNLSIQAMRAAPSGAFMRDSIPLGGMAELLSWYFGYFGTYTITSDSTVVHRVRGGTIPSYIGTDQPRNYWIRGDTLSIGGGEPWSCRKLVRVRS from the coding sequence GTGTTCTCACTGACAACAAGGAAGCAACCATTGAAGAACGCATTGAAGATCGCATCGACGATCACATTCCTGGCGCTCTGCCTTTCTGCTGCGACGTTGGCGGCCCAGCAGCCTGTTCCACGGCTGGTTGGGACGTGGCGCGTTATGGAGTTTTGCAACGTCGATACGCCGGGCGATACGACCTACCCACTTGGTCGACGACCGATCGGATTCTTCATCTACGATCCTGCGGGCAACCTCTCGATCCAGGCGATGCGGGCCGCACCATCCGGTGCGTTTATGCGGGACTCCATTCCGCTCGGCGGTATGGCGGAGTTGCTGTCCTGGTACTTTGGCTATTTCGGCACCTACACGATTACGTCCGACTCCACCGTCGTGCATCGTGTCAGGGGTGGCACGATTCCGAGCTACATCGGCACCGACCAACCTCGCAATTATTGGATTCGCGGCGACACCCTTTCGATCGGTGGCGGTGAACCGTGGTCGTGTCGCAAGCTCGTTCGCGTGCGCTCATGA
- a CDS encoding DinB family protein, giving the protein MPESRQLLQHFLAAIAYRTQKALRDAPVDFADFRAGTHVRTPHELVWHMTGVIGYARTMLHGGDFAPPRLESLAAEVARFHETLAALRDDFGDPALAARISDAQFLHGPLADTMTHAGQLALLRRLAGAPVPSENFIFAEIMAANVGEEQPAPAAPDAWWRPDQPPLPPAPDPLQAQRAGERGREADG; this is encoded by the coding sequence ATGCCAGAATCCCGTCAGCTCCTGCAACACTTCCTCGCCGCCATCGCCTACCGAACACAGAAGGCGCTGCGCGACGCGCCAGTCGATTTCGCCGACTTCCGAGCCGGGACTCATGTGCGCACACCGCATGAGCTGGTCTGGCACATGACCGGCGTGATTGGCTATGCCCGCACCATGCTGCACGGGGGCGACTTCGCCCCACCGCGACTGGAATCGCTGGCGGCAGAGGTGGCGCGGTTTCACGAGACCCTCGCGGCCTTGCGCGATGATTTTGGCGATCCGGCACTGGCGGCGCGGATCAGCGATGCACAGTTCCTGCATGGCCCCCTCGCCGATACGATGACCCACGCTGGCCAACTGGCGCTCCTCCGTCGGCTCGCGGGCGCGCCGGTTCCGTCGGAGAACTTCATCTTCGCCGAGATCATGGCCGCGAACGTCGGGGAGGAGCAGCCGGCACCGGCCGCTCCAGATGCGTGGTGGCGGCCCGATCAACCGCCGCTTCCGCCGGCGCCGGATCCGCTGCAGGCACAGCGGGCCGGCGAACGAGGACGCGAAGCCGATGGGTGA
- a CDS encoding Ada metal-binding domain-containing protein, with the protein MTEKLYKLVGPDGQEVLSAVPGTLGGNRRLKIYGHLDCRSAIGSLPTGYAKHRVFFADEATAIAAGYRPCGTCMQAEYGAWVEEAMRSGRL; encoded by the coding sequence ATGACCGAAAAACTCTACAAGCTGGTTGGCCCAGACGGACAGGAGGTGCTCAGTGCAGTACCGGGCACACTCGGCGGGAACCGCCGGCTGAAGATCTATGGGCACCTCGATTGCCGGAGCGCGATCGGCTCGCTCCCCACGGGATATGCGAAGCATCGGGTCTTCTTCGCAGACGAGGCGACGGCCATCGCAGCCGGCTACCGACCCTGTGGCACCTGCATGCAGGCGGAGTACGGTGCCTGGGTTGAGGAAGCCATGCGCTCAGGGCGCCTATAG
- a CDS encoding SRPBCC family protein, producing the protein MPHVKITIEVTVAAPIDAVWNAWITPDRITQWNAASEEWCCPTAVNDLRVGGTFSYRMEARDGSMGFDFEGQYTRIVERELLEYTLGDERVVRVEFAPGSGGVTVRQTFDAENEHAAEQQRQGWQAILNRFASHV; encoded by the coding sequence ATGCCCCACGTGAAGATCACGATCGAAGTGACGGTCGCTGCGCCTATTGATGCTGTGTGGAACGCCTGGATCACGCCCGATCGAATCACGCAGTGGAATGCGGCTTCAGAGGAGTGGTGCTGCCCGACCGCTGTCAACGATCTGCGCGTTGGTGGAACGTTCTCTTACCGCATGGAGGCCCGTGATGGCTCGATGGGGTTCGACTTCGAAGGCCAATACACACGGATCGTGGAACGCGAGTTGCTCGAGTACACGCTTGGTGACGAGCGCGTCGTGCGTGTGGAGTTCGCCCCAGGGAGTGGCGGGGTGACCGTCCGGCAGACCTTCGATGCGGAGAATGAGCACGCCGCAGAGCAGCAGCGCCAAGGTTGGCAGGCGATTCTGAATCGATTCGCGAGCCATGTCTGA
- a CDS encoding asparaginase, protein MNPLRHSATALALLLALAGVARPVCAQATTQGDVLVLTTGGTIASRATGPMTDGASLVRGIPALATVASVRVDEVFRVPSSQMTPPDWLRLVKRINAELASAPRLRGVVVTHGTDTMEETAFFLNLTVRDARPVVVVGSMRGGDEVSADGPANILNGVRVAVSESAKGQGVLVVLNEDISAARDVWKTDNRRVDTFRSPERGFLGAADPDSVVFFRRTVQPHTTTSEFDVTRLETLPAVEILTDYAGFDSTVMRAAIERRPRGIVFTSFAGGRLSGGGQAAVRMAGAAGIPVVVASRVPGGRIVGAPHSGLPRILARDLPPHKARVLLMLALTRTTDRAGLQQIFDRY, encoded by the coding sequence ATGAATCCTCTGCGACACTCCGCCACTGCACTCGCGTTGCTCCTCGCGCTGGCCGGCGTGGCACGGCCCGTGTGCGCTCAGGCGACCACTCAAGGTGATGTGCTGGTCCTGACCACCGGGGGGACGATTGCCAGCCGCGCGACTGGCCCGATGACCGATGGCGCGTCGCTCGTTCGCGGTATTCCGGCGCTCGCGACGGTCGCGTCTGTTCGCGTGGACGAGGTGTTCCGCGTGCCGTCGTCACAAATGACGCCGCCGGACTGGCTCCGGCTTGTGAAGCGCATCAACGCCGAGCTCGCCTCGGCGCCGCGACTGCGTGGTGTGGTGGTGACGCACGGAACGGATACCATGGAGGAGACCGCCTTCTTCCTCAACCTCACTGTGCGCGATGCACGCCCCGTCGTGGTGGTGGGATCGATGCGCGGGGGAGATGAGGTGTCGGCCGACGGTCCGGCCAACATCCTGAATGGCGTGCGGGTGGCCGTGAGCGAATCGGCGAAGGGGCAAGGCGTGCTGGTGGTGCTCAACGAGGACATCAGCGCGGCGCGGGATGTGTGGAAGACGGACAACCGTCGCGTGGATACGTTTCGCTCACCCGAGCGTGGCTTCCTCGGCGCCGCTGACCCGGATAGCGTGGTCTTTTTCCGACGCACCGTGCAGCCCCACACGACCACGTCGGAGTTTGATGTCACGCGCCTTGAGACGCTCCCCGCCGTGGAGATCCTGACGGACTATGCCGGGTTCGACTCGACGGTGATGCGCGCCGCCATCGAGCGACGTCCGCGGGGCATCGTGTTCACCAGCTTTGCCGGTGGTCGTCTGAGTGGGGGCGGCCAGGCCGCGGTGCGCATGGCTGGCGCAGCCGGGATTCCAGTCGTCGTTGCGTCTCGTGTACCCGGCGGCCGCATCGTTGGTGCACCGCACAGTGGGCTGCCGCGCATCCTGGCCCGCGATCTCCCCCCGCATAAGGCCCGCGTGTTGCTCATGCTCGCGCTGACGCGTACCACCGACCGTGCGGGGTTGCAGCAGATCTTTGATCGCTACTGA